The window TTGAGCAGCGGCGGCGTGAACTCCTCGTAGTCGGCGTAGGCGTCGTACTGGGTGTCGGTCGGCCCGCCGCGGGCGACGTCCCACCCGTAGTTTGCGCCGGGTCGGAGCGCCGACACCTCGTCGCGGGACTGGGGGCCGTGTTCGGCGACGATGGGTTCGCCGTCCGGTGTGAAGTCGATACCCTGCGGGTTCCGGTGGCCCACCGAATAGAGTCGCGGATCGGTGCCGTCGCCGAAATCGGGGTTCTCGGCGGGGGCTTCGCCATCGAGGCCGACGCGGAGAACGGCCCCGCCGAGCGACGTCGCGTCCTGTGCGTGGGCCGGGTCCGTCGCGTCGCCGGCACAGACCCAGAGCCGTCGGTCCGGGCCGACAGTAATCCGACCGCCGTTGTGGTATTCCGCAGCGGGGATGTCGTCGACTATCGGCGTCAGTTCGTCGGCTAAGATGTCGTAGCGGACGACCCGGTTGCGAAGGTCGTCGTCGGCCGTATAATAAACGAAAACGACGGGCGGGTCGGGGTAATCGGGATGAGCGGCCACGCCGAGCGTGCCGCCCTCGCCGGGGCCGGTTCGGTCCGGTAGTTCGGCGTCGCGGAGGATGCGTTCCCCATCCGAGGGTGCCAGTTCCGAATCGGTCCGAAGCGTTTCGGCGTCGAACCGTCGAAGCCCGCCCGTTCGCTCGGTGAGGAGAGCATCACCGCCAGCGAAGGTCAGGTCCCACGGAATCGAGAGGTTCTGGACGGCCGTTACCTCACGGATGTCGGCGGCTTTTGGCGAGCCATCGGCGGGCTCCCACGTCGGGTCGGCGGGCCACGGTGCCTCGCCGTCGCCGACCGGCCGTTCGTCGTAGGAACTGGAGAGACACCCGGCGAGCGCGCCAAGTGCCGCCACGCCGCTTCCGAGGACCCCGCGCCGCGTGGGTTGCTGCATACCTCGTCTGAGGACTACTCGCTAATACTTGCTTGGCTGGTGCCGGGGTGGTCGAATGCGGGCACTCGGACGGCAAGATTGAGGCCCACGCGTTGCCAAGGGCCGTCGATGGTCGACTGGGCCGAACTCAGGGCTGGCCTCCGTGAGACGCGGCGCTACCTCCTCGCCCACCACGAACCGTCGGAGTGGTACCGCTGTTATGCGCCGACGGTGTTCGGGCGCCGACTCCACATCTGTGCGCGCTGTGCCGGCATCTATTCCGGTATCGCCGCCGGCCTCGCG of the Natronomonas halophila genome contains:
- a CDS encoding PQQ-dependent sugar dehydrogenase, translated to MQQPTRRGVLGSGVAALGALAGCLSSSYDERPVGDGEAPWPADPTWEPADGSPKAADIREVTAVQNLSIPWDLTFAGGDALLTERTGGLRRFDAETLRTDSELAPSDGERILRDAELPDRTGPGEGGTLGVAAHPDYPDPPVVFVYYTADDDLRNRVVRYDILADELTPIVDDIPAAEYHNGGRITVGPDRRLWVCAGDATDPAHAQDATSLGGAVLRVGLDGEAPAENPDFGDGTDPRLYSVGHRNPQGIDFTPDGEPIVAEHGPQSRDEVSALRPGANYGWDVARGGPTDTQYDAYADYEEFTPPLLNTGELGTWAPSGIAFYKQEAIPAWHNRLFVAGLRSQTLFCVTLSANGASPPGGNRFDADWLDDRYTVTVHQFYDGEYGRLRHVEVGPEGALYLLTSNRDGRTIQEFPKDDDDRVIRIEPQ